One window of the Lytechinus pictus isolate F3 Inbred chromosome 5, Lp3.0, whole genome shotgun sequence genome contains the following:
- the LOC129261102 gene encoding ubiquitin carboxyl-terminal hydrolase isozyme L3-like isoform X1 — protein MSDAAEGKSIHWVALESNPEVMSKYMHTIGMSKDWFFSDVYGLSDELLMMVPPSAAAVILCFPYGDKYKNFAKEEQEKIEKDGQTLSDNVYFMKQTIRNACGTIGVLHAVLNCKDKIPIADALNAFYEETKGRNPEERGKSLESNEKIAQAHGESSQEGQTEAPQAEDDVFQHFIAFVERDGCVYELDGNKKFPINHGPIQDGFLKSAAKACQKFMDRDPSELRFTIMALSDNA, from the exons ATGTCGGACGCAGCAGAGGGAAAGTCGATTCATTGGGTTGCCCTGGAATCGAACCCGGAG GTTATGTCAAAG TATATGCACACTATTGGAATGTCCAAGGACTGGTTCTTCTCTGATGTGTATGGTCTCTCCGATGAATTACTTATGATGGTTCCTCCCTCTGCAGCAGCTGTTATCTTATGCTTCCCATATGGTGATAAG TACAAGAATTTTGCAAAAGAGGAACAGGAGAAAATCGAAAAGGATGGACAAACTCTAAGTGATAATGTATACTTTATGAAGCAGACAATCCGCAATGCATGCGGGACTATCGGTGTGCTCCATGCTGTCCTCAACTGTAAAGATAAAATTCCTATAG CTGATGCATTGAATGCCTTCTATGAGGAAACTAAGGGAAGGAATCCTGAGGAAAGAGGCAAGAGTCTTGAATCTAATGAGAAGATCGCTCAAGCTCATGGAGAGAGCTCACAGGAAGGCCAGAcagag GCACCACAGGCAGAAGATGATGTATTCCAACATTTCATAGCCTTTGTAGAGAGAGATGGATGTGTCTATGAACTGGACGGGAACAAAAAGTTCCCCATCAATCATGGACCAATACAGGATGGCTTCTTGAAG TCCGCAGCCAAAGCCTGTCAGAAGTTCATGGACCGAGACCCGAGCGAACTCCGCTTCACCATCATGGCTCTCAGTGACAATGCTTAA
- the LOC129261102 gene encoding ubiquitin carboxyl-terminal hydrolase isozyme L3-like isoform X3 codes for MSKYMHTIGMSKDWFFSDVYGLSDELLMMVPPSAAAVILCFPYGDKYKNFAKEEQEKIEKDGQTLSDNVYFMKQTIRNACGTIGVLHAVLNCKDKIPIADALNAFYEETKGRNPEERGKSLESNEKIAQAHGESSQEGQTEAPQAEDDVFQHFIAFVERDGCVYELDGNKKFPINHGPIQDGFLKSAAKACQKFMDRDPSELRFTIMALSDNA; via the exons ATGTCAAAG TATATGCACACTATTGGAATGTCCAAGGACTGGTTCTTCTCTGATGTGTATGGTCTCTCCGATGAATTACTTATGATGGTTCCTCCCTCTGCAGCAGCTGTTATCTTATGCTTCCCATATGGTGATAAG TACAAGAATTTTGCAAAAGAGGAACAGGAGAAAATCGAAAAGGATGGACAAACTCTAAGTGATAATGTATACTTTATGAAGCAGACAATCCGCAATGCATGCGGGACTATCGGTGTGCTCCATGCTGTCCTCAACTGTAAAGATAAAATTCCTATAG CTGATGCATTGAATGCCTTCTATGAGGAAACTAAGGGAAGGAATCCTGAGGAAAGAGGCAAGAGTCTTGAATCTAATGAGAAGATCGCTCAAGCTCATGGAGAGAGCTCACAGGAAGGCCAGAcagag GCACCACAGGCAGAAGATGATGTATTCCAACATTTCATAGCCTTTGTAGAGAGAGATGGATGTGTCTATGAACTGGACGGGAACAAAAAGTTCCCCATCAATCATGGACCAATACAGGATGGCTTCTTGAAG TCCGCAGCCAAAGCCTGTCAGAAGTTCATGGACCGAGACCCGAGCGAACTCCGCTTCACCATCATGGCTCTCAGTGACAATGCTTAA
- the LOC129261102 gene encoding ubiquitin carboxyl-terminal hydrolase isozyme L3-like isoform X2, giving the protein MSDAAEGKSIHWVALESNPEYMHTIGMSKDWFFSDVYGLSDELLMMVPPSAAAVILCFPYGDKYKNFAKEEQEKIEKDGQTLSDNVYFMKQTIRNACGTIGVLHAVLNCKDKIPIADALNAFYEETKGRNPEERGKSLESNEKIAQAHGESSQEGQTEAPQAEDDVFQHFIAFVERDGCVYELDGNKKFPINHGPIQDGFLKSAAKACQKFMDRDPSELRFTIMALSDNA; this is encoded by the exons ATGTCGGACGCAGCAGAGGGAAAGTCGATTCATTGGGTTGCCCTGGAATCGAACCCGGAG TATATGCACACTATTGGAATGTCCAAGGACTGGTTCTTCTCTGATGTGTATGGTCTCTCCGATGAATTACTTATGATGGTTCCTCCCTCTGCAGCAGCTGTTATCTTATGCTTCCCATATGGTGATAAG TACAAGAATTTTGCAAAAGAGGAACAGGAGAAAATCGAAAAGGATGGACAAACTCTAAGTGATAATGTATACTTTATGAAGCAGACAATCCGCAATGCATGCGGGACTATCGGTGTGCTCCATGCTGTCCTCAACTGTAAAGATAAAATTCCTATAG CTGATGCATTGAATGCCTTCTATGAGGAAACTAAGGGAAGGAATCCTGAGGAAAGAGGCAAGAGTCTTGAATCTAATGAGAAGATCGCTCAAGCTCATGGAGAGAGCTCACAGGAAGGCCAGAcagag GCACCACAGGCAGAAGATGATGTATTCCAACATTTCATAGCCTTTGTAGAGAGAGATGGATGTGTCTATGAACTGGACGGGAACAAAAAGTTCCCCATCAATCATGGACCAATACAGGATGGCTTCTTGAAG TCCGCAGCCAAAGCCTGTCAGAAGTTCATGGACCGAGACCCGAGCGAACTCCGCTTCACCATCATGGCTCTCAGTGACAATGCTTAA
- the LOC129261102 gene encoding ubiquitin carboxyl-terminal hydrolase isozyme L3-like isoform X4 gives MHTIGMSKDWFFSDVYGLSDELLMMVPPSAAAVILCFPYGDKYKNFAKEEQEKIEKDGQTLSDNVYFMKQTIRNACGTIGVLHAVLNCKDKIPIADALNAFYEETKGRNPEERGKSLESNEKIAQAHGESSQEGQTEAPQAEDDVFQHFIAFVERDGCVYELDGNKKFPINHGPIQDGFLKSAAKACQKFMDRDPSELRFTIMALSDNA, from the exons ATGCACACTATTGGAATGTCCAAGGACTGGTTCTTCTCTGATGTGTATGGTCTCTCCGATGAATTACTTATGATGGTTCCTCCCTCTGCAGCAGCTGTTATCTTATGCTTCCCATATGGTGATAAG TACAAGAATTTTGCAAAAGAGGAACAGGAGAAAATCGAAAAGGATGGACAAACTCTAAGTGATAATGTATACTTTATGAAGCAGACAATCCGCAATGCATGCGGGACTATCGGTGTGCTCCATGCTGTCCTCAACTGTAAAGATAAAATTCCTATAG CTGATGCATTGAATGCCTTCTATGAGGAAACTAAGGGAAGGAATCCTGAGGAAAGAGGCAAGAGTCTTGAATCTAATGAGAAGATCGCTCAAGCTCATGGAGAGAGCTCACAGGAAGGCCAGAcagag GCACCACAGGCAGAAGATGATGTATTCCAACATTTCATAGCCTTTGTAGAGAGAGATGGATGTGTCTATGAACTGGACGGGAACAAAAAGTTCCCCATCAATCATGGACCAATACAGGATGGCTTCTTGAAG TCCGCAGCCAAAGCCTGTCAGAAGTTCATGGACCGAGACCCGAGCGAACTCCGCTTCACCATCATGGCTCTCAGTGACAATGCTTAA